In Mesorhizobium sp. 113-3-3, a genomic segment contains:
- a CDS encoding SMI1/KNR4 family protein, with the protein MTEGQFDAPADSTVVDGLSARLGVALPKDYTDFLKEHNGGEGFIGDSYIVFFKAEELVQFNIEYGVEKYAPGILLFGSNGAGEGYGFDTDDAAMSIVQIPFIGMDRRYADIVARDLADLFARLEEDRE; encoded by the coding sequence TTGACAGAGGGCCAGTTCGACGCGCCGGCTGATTCCACAGTCGTGGACGGCCTGTCCGCACGCCTGGGAGTCGCGCTGCCCAAGGATTACACCGACTTCCTCAAGGAGCATAATGGAGGCGAAGGTTTCATCGGCGATAGCTATATTGTTTTCTTTAAAGCCGAAGAATTGGTGCAATTCAACATAGAGTATGGGGTTGAAAAGTATGCGCCGGGCATCCTCCTATTCGGATCGAACGGAGCAGGTGAAGGCTATGGCTTTGACACTGACGATGCGGCCATGTCAATCGTGCAAATCCCATTCATTGGTATGGATCGGCGATACGCTGACATCGTTGCGCGTGACCTCGCCGATCTATTTGCTCGGTTGGAAGAGGACCGAGAATGA
- a CDS encoding SMI1/KNR4 family protein, producing MTEGQFDAPADSTVVDGLSARLGVALPKDYTDFLKEHNGGEGFIGDNYIIFFKAEELADFNREYEVEKYAPGILLFASNGGGEAYGFDTHDVEMPIVRIPFIFMERQSAETIARDLAGLFATLEDLK from the coding sequence TTGACAGAGGGCCAGTTCGACGCGCCGGCTGATTCCACAGTCGTGGATGGCCTGTCGGCACGCCTGGGAGTCGCGCTGCCCAAGGATTACACCGACTTCCTCAAGGAGCATAATGGCGGCGAGGGTTTCATCGGCGACAACTATATTATCTTTTTCAAAGCCGAAGAGTTGGCAGACTTCAATCGAGAATATGAGGTTGAAAAATATGCGCCAGGCATCCTGTTGTTCGCGTCGAACGGAGGAGGGGAAGCCTATGGCTTCGACACCCACGACGTAGAAATGCCAATCGTGCGCATCCCTTTCATATTTATGGAACGGCAATCCGCCGAGACGATAGCGCGAGACCTCGCCGGTCTATTTGCTACGCTGGAGGACTTGAAATGA